The segment GAGTCACCCCCGCTACCTGAATCCCCGCTTTTTTCGCCGCTTCTATCCCTGCAAAAGTATCTTCTAATGCCAAACACTCGATCGCTTGCAAGTTAAATTCGGGATATTTCTGGTTGAGAAGTTCCACCGCCAACAGATAGCCGTCGGGTGCTGGTTTGCTCGCCATCAAGTCGTCGCCTGCGACAATTAATTCAAAGTTTGCAGCCAAACCCGATCGCTCCAACACCAATTCTATATCCGATCGCATTGCCCCACTAACTACCGCCATTTTCAGTCCCGAAACCCGAATTTTGTCAATAAATTCTGCCACACCCGGATAAATGGGCAATTTTTCCAAACTATTGATTGTTTCCTGATAAGCTTTGGCCTTGCCGCGCAGCAAGCGATCGAGGTATGTTTCTGTGAGATAACGTCCCCGGCGTTTCAGCAGTTCGGTAATGCAAGCGCGATCGCTCTTTCCCAAACATACTTCTCGAAACTCCCCGCGTTTGAGTTGGAGATTTTCATCGAGCATTAGTCGATCGATTATTTTCTCGTGAATCGACTCGTCATTAATAATAACGCCATTAAAATCAAATAAAACTGCTTTTAGAGTCATTAGAAGAAGGAAGAAGGAAGAAGGAAGAAGGAAGAAGGAAGAAGGAAGAAGAAAGAAGGAAGAAGGAAGAGGGAAGAAGGAAGTTATACCAATTATTCAAAGTAAAAGGGCGGTTAGAAACCGCGTCTACACAGGCAAAACCCACCTCCGTGGGTTAAAAAACCTTGATTTTTTCTTAAGCCCACGGAGGTGGGCTTTGTTTGTATAACCGCGAATTCCATTCGCTGGGGCTTAAGTTGACACGCCTTGGGCATTGTCGTGTCCTCACCCGGATCTGCGACTTTTAATAATCGATATAAGATTCAGGATTATCGCAAAACTTTTTTAAATTGGTATCAGTAACAATAGATCAAACCGGTGCTGGAATCCCAGGTAAATCGCCATCAAAATCAGGAACCAAATCGCCCCAATTCCACGCCGTCGCCGCCCCCACCGGTTCCAAATCTTCTCCAGGAAGA is part of the Microcoleus sp. bin38.metabat.b11b12b14.051 genome and harbors:
- a CDS encoding HAD family phosphatase, producing the protein MTLKAVLFDFNGVIINDESIHEKIIDRLMLDENLQLKRGEFREVCLGKSDRACITELLKRRGRYLTETYLDRLLRGKAKAYQETINSLEKLPIYPGVAEFIDKIRVSGLKMAVVSGAMRSDIELVLERSGLAANFELIVAGDDLMASKPAPDGYLLAVELLNQKYPEFNLQAIECLALEDTFAGIEAAKKAGIQVAGVTHTYPFHMIQRQANWTVDYFADLELDRVAQLCSIARVHLTFEEGEA